In Acidimicrobiales bacterium, the genomic window CGTGGCGACCGCGGAAGGGGCGGACGCTGCGTCCGTTCCCGGCGCCCAGGGCCCGCCCGAGCCGGAAGACGACGACGAGGAGTCGTACACCGAGATGGAGCGGCGCGGCGCCCTGCGCCTGCTGCGCCGGGGACGGCCCCGCCCGGTCACCGAGGCCCCGGCGTCCTACGCCCCGGAACCGGGGGAGGGCGTGCGGGTCATCCGCTCGGCGGCGCCACCGCCGTCCGCGGACGAGGAGGAGGAGGCGGCGGAAGCGATCGGCGCCATTTCCGCCGCCGAGATTTCCGCTCCGGTCAGCGCCGACGCCGGGCTCCAGGAGGATGAACAGCACGCCTCGGTGGACGATCTGTTCGCCCGCCTACGCGCCGAGCGGGCCGCGGCGCGTGAACACGCTGAGGCCGTGCTGGCGGAGTCGCCCGGTGATGTCACCGAACCAGAGGGGGAGACGCCGGCGCCCGAAGTCGCAGCCGTCGGAGCGGTGGGGGAGACCGCGCCGGCTGACGACGAGGCCGAAGCCGCCGCCGTATCCGGTGGTGACGAGCCCGAGTCCGAGCCCGACGACGAGGCGGCGGAGGCGCCGCTCCTCGACATGCGCAACCGGATGCTCGGCTCGGTGCACGAGCGGCTGGCCCGCCGGCTCAAGCGGACCCTGCAGGACGACCAGAACGAGATGCTCGACCGGGTGCGCGCCGCCGGCCGGGGGGGCGCCGGACCGCTGCTTCCGGAAGAGACCGAGCACCGGGGCTCCTACGCCACAGCCGTCGGGCCGCTGATGGAGGAGGCCTTCCGGGCCGGCACCCTGTTCGCGGCCGAGGTCTTCCCGGGAGCCTCCCCGCAGCCCGATGGCCGCAACGGGGCGGTGGCCGACGCCCTGGCCACCGAGCTGGTGGTTCAGCTGCGGGCCCGCCTGACGGCGCTGTTCGAGGCGCCCGACGGCGGTGAGGCCGAGGATCTGGCCGAGGGGGCCAGCGCCGCCTACCGGGCCTGGAAGGGGGAGCGGGTCGAGTCCCTCGCCATGGACTACGTGGTGGACTCGTTCACCGCCGGGGTCCTGGCGGCGGTACCGGGCGGCACCAGGCTGCGCTGGGTCGTCGACGACGACACCCCGTGTCCCGACTGCGACGACAACGCCCTGGCCGGGCCCACCACGGCAGGAGAGAGCTTCCCGACCGGCCAGCAGCACCCCCCCGCCCACCCGGGCTGCCGCTGCCTTCTGGCGCCGGCCCTCACCTAACCTCTCCCGCGCATGCGCGCCACCACCGATCGACCGCGCCGCCGGCGGCCCTCGCGGGGCCGCATCGTCCTGGCGATCGTCGTCGTGGTGGTGATCGTCCTCATCTTCTCCCTGCGGGGGATCGCGGGCTTCTACACCGACTACCTGTGGTTCGGGTCCATCCACCTGACCTCGGTATGGGCCGGGGTGGTGGCGACCAAGCTGGCCCTGGCCGCCGTGTTCAGCGCCGTCTTCTTCCTGGCCATGTGGCTCAATCTGGCCGTGGCCGACCGGATGGCTCCGACCTACCGTCTCTCCGGCCCGGAGGACGAGTTCGTGCAGCGCTACCGGGAGGCGGTGGGCCCGCACGTGGGGAAGGTGCGGGTGGTCGCATCGGTGGTCTTTGCCCTCCTGGTCGGGACGGGCGCCGCCGCCCAGTGGAACAAGTGGCTGCTGTTCCGCAACTCGGTGCCGTTCGGCATCAAGGACCCGCAGTTCCACAAGGACATCGGGTTCTTCGTCTTCCGCCTCCCGTTCTACTCCTATCTGGTCAGTTGGGGCTTCCTGGCCATCGTGGTGATCACGATCGTCTCGGTTGTCGCGCACTACCTCAACGGCGGTATCCGCCTGCAGGCGCGGTCGAACCGGGTGACGCCGTACGTCAAGGCCCACATCTCCCTCCTGCTGGCCGCCCTGGCACTGCTCAAGGCCATCGGGTACTACCTGCAGCGCTACAACCTCGACTTCTCGACGCGCGGCGTGGTCAACGGGGGCCTCTACACGGACATCAAGGCTCAGCTCCCGGCTCTCACCCTCCTGATCCTGATCTCGCTGGTGGCGATGGGGCTGTTCGTCTACAACATCCGTCTCCAGGGCTGGGTCCTGCCGATCATCGGCGTGGGCCTGTGGGCGTTCGTCTCGTTGGTGGTGGGAGCCGTCTATCCCGCCATCATCCAGAAGTTCCGGGTGCAGCCGGCGGAGAACGCCCTCGAACGGCCCTACCTGCAACGGAACATGACCTCCACCCGCACCGCCTACAAGCTGAACAACGTCCAGGTGACGCAGTACCCGTACACGACCCAGCTCTCCGCCACCGACCTGACCCTCGATGCGCAGACGGTGCGCAACATCCGGCTCTGGGACGCCGCCTTCGCTCCCCAGACCTACCAGAAGCTGCAGGAGATCCGGTCCTACTACCAGTTCCCGAGCCAGGATCTCAGCGTCGACCGCTACGGGCTCAACGGTGAGGAGACCCAGACCCTGCTGGCGGTGAGGGAGCTGAACCCCAACGACCTGCCCGAACAGGGCTGGGTCAACACCCATCTCCAGTACACCCACGGTTACGGGGCGGTCCTGTCACCGGCCAATGCCGCCACCTCCGACGGCAACCCGGTCTTCGCCATCAGCAACATCCCCCCGGTGGTTGCGGCCGGGTCGGGGGCACCGACGATCACCAAGCCGCAGGTCTATTACGGCCTCGGCATGGAC contains:
- a CDS encoding UPF0182 family protein, whose amino-acid sequence is MRATTDRPRRRRPSRGRIVLAIVVVVVIVLIFSLRGIAGFYTDYLWFGSIHLTSVWAGVVATKLALAAVFSAVFFLAMWLNLAVADRMAPTYRLSGPEDEFVQRYREAVGPHVGKVRVVASVVFALLVGTGAAAQWNKWLLFRNSVPFGIKDPQFHKDIGFFVFRLPFYSYLVSWGFLAIVVITIVSVVAHYLNGGIRLQARSNRVTPYVKAHISLLLAALALLKAIGYYLQRYNLDFSTRGVVNGGLYTDIKAQLPALTLLILISLVAMGLFVYNIRLQGWVLPIIGVGLWAFVSLVVGAVYPAIIQKFRVQPAENALERPYLQRNMTSTRTAYKLNNVQVTQYPYTTQLSATDLTLDAQTVRNIRLWDAAFAPQTYQKLQEIRSYYQFPSQDLSVDRYGLNGEETQTLLAVRELNPNDLPEQGWVNTHLQYTHGYGAVLSPANAATSDGNPVFAISNIPPVVAAGSGAPTITKPQVYYGLGMDGFVVANTQQQEIDYQRPDGTNVTGHYTGGGGVQLSSFFKRAAFALRFGDINTLISGQVTSRSRVLWVRDIQQRVAKAAPFLQLDSDPYAAIVDGRIEWIQDAYTTTDHYPYSQFADTSGLPNGSGLNQNFNYVRNSVKVVVDAYTGDLKFYVMDRSDPIVQAYAKAFPKLFLPASAMSSDLRDHLRYPEDLFRIQTSLYGRYHITGINDFYNAADAWNVAQSGGEGPPNGSLQTLTTDAQGFVVAGSQKRMDPQYLEMRLPAAQNASFLLLQALVPISQGDKQQNLAAFMVAQSDPSQYGRLQVFEMPP
- a CDS encoding DivIVA domain-containing protein, translating into MSAEEVRRRSFSSAFRGFDQAEVRGFLDRIADELEAYDRTEKELRAELREARDRVLHPRLDEDTLTSALGQEAAQILRSAHEAGGDVRRRAEEHAARVLGEAHKEAERIRAVAETVMGERTIEAEAAADSIRAAAEAEVAAVLGRARQQAAAALEEARTRCDELSQESEALKGQVLGELARRRRIMHAQVEQLGAGRETILVALQEVRRMLDQTVDSLDRVAIEAKTAAEEARVRALTDPELEGSDLEREAGAALSSPLDGLTKVMAGLEQSLAALAAGEPVALEAAPSAATAGEARSSEAAATAGPSGGVATGELEAGQPLAGPVEPAAAEVATEDVATAEGADAASVPGAQGPPEPEDDDEESYTEMERRGALRLLRRGRPRPVTEAPASYAPEPGEGVRVIRSAAPPPSADEEEEAAEAIGAISAAEISAPVSADAGLQEDEQHASVDDLFARLRAERAAAREHAEAVLAESPGDVTEPEGETPAPEVAAVGAVGETAPADDEAEAAAVSGGDEPESEPDDEAAEAPLLDMRNRMLGSVHERLARRLKRTLQDDQNEMLDRVRAAGRGGAGPLLPEETEHRGSYATAVGPLMEEAFRAGTLFAAEVFPGASPQPDGRNGAVADALATELVVQLRARLTALFEAPDGGEAEDLAEGASAAYRAWKGERVESLAMDYVVDSFTAGVLAAVPGGTRLRWVVDDDTPCPDCDDNALAGPTTAGESFPTGQQHPPAHPGCRCLLAPALT